The following proteins come from a genomic window of Nostoc sp. ATCC 53789:
- a CDS encoding sulfurtransferase — translation MPNNQFVISPAWLFEHLEDPQVVIVDCRFSLADPQLGQQQYQTSHIKGSYYLDLNQDLSSPVGKHGGRHPLPEPNDIANKFAAIGVNYQKTLVVAYDDSRFAFASRLWWLLRYLGHEQVAVLDGGFTGWQKAGYPVTDVVPQPQIGTFVAELQPEKVVDINVVKTRKDIDKVVLVDSREGDRYRGEREPIDKIAGHIPGAVNYPWQEITDSSGYLLPQEEQRRRWEQLETAEEILVYCGSGVTACVNLLSLELAGINKGKLYAGSWSDWISYL, via the coding sequence ATGCCCAATAACCAATTTGTTATTTCACCAGCTTGGCTATTTGAACATCTAGAAGATCCGCAAGTTGTTATTGTTGATTGTCGCTTTTCTTTAGCCGATCCACAACTAGGACAACAACAGTACCAAACAAGCCATATTAAAGGGTCATATTACCTAGATTTAAATCAGGATCTTTCCAGTCCAGTGGGTAAGCATGGCGGGAGACATCCTTTACCTGAACCCAATGATATTGCTAACAAATTTGCAGCAATTGGGGTAAATTACCAAAAAACTCTGGTGGTAGCTTATGATGATTCGCGTTTTGCTTTTGCATCTCGTTTATGGTGGCTGTTACGCTATCTCGGACATGAGCAAGTTGCGGTACTAGATGGAGGCTTTACTGGATGGCAAAAAGCTGGTTATCCAGTTACGGATGTCGTTCCTCAACCTCAGATCGGTACGTTTGTAGCTGAACTACAACCAGAAAAAGTGGTGGATATTAATGTAGTGAAAACCCGGAAAGATATTGACAAGGTAGTATTGGTAGATTCGAGAGAAGGCGATCGCTATCGAGGTGAACGAGAGCCAATTGATAAAATTGCCGGACATATTCCTGGTGCAGTCAACTATCCTTGGCAAGAAATTACAGACTCTTCCGGCTACCTACTTCCTCAAGAGGAACAACGCCGTCGGTGGGAACAGCTAGAAACAGCCGAAGAAATCTTGGTTTATTGCGGTTCTGGTGTTACTGCTTGCGTAAATTTACTTTCTTTAGAATTAGCTGGCATCAACAAAGGTAAACTTTATGCTGGTAGCTGGAGTGATTGGATTTCTTATTTATAG
- a CDS encoding FecR family protein: MFYKSFPLLVIGLWGVIVLPLPNRVSAITPLTRAEIQDLRNIVQLIPKDKLKKRPARKLDAMTPGDGVATGRASLADLRFNDGSLARVGEQALFQFLPKTRDFKLSNGTVLLLIPPGQGQTRIQTPNAAAAIRGSALFVRYNQQTDTTIVGALTNSGIEVSNKEASETKVLEAGQMVIIVKGKFERLYDFDLRNFYETSQLVRELDLNRQSPVPTPDPAITSVQAETAAALKAQPPIKGEGVIENPSFVQLTPTPDTSATTKPDTSATTKPDTSATTKPDTSATTKPNTSTTTKPNTSATTKPDTSTTTKPDTSTTTKPDTSTTTKPDTSTTTKPDTSTTPVTPTPIETTPLTPTPIETTPVTPTPTETTPVTPTPIETTPVTPTPTETTPVTPTPTETTPVTPTPTETTPVTPTPIETTPVTPTPTETTPVTPTPTETTPVTPTPIETTPVTPTPIETTPVTPTPTETTPVTPTPIETTPVTPTPTETTPVTPTPTETTPVTPTPTETTPVTPTPTETTPVTPNGSPST, translated from the coding sequence ATGTTTTATAAATCATTTCCACTATTGGTGATTGGTTTATGGGGAGTTATAGTACTGCCTTTGCCAAATAGGGTAAGTGCCATAACTCCTCTAACGCGAGCAGAGATTCAGGATCTCCGCAACATAGTACAACTGATACCCAAAGATAAGCTAAAGAAACGTCCTGCACGTAAATTAGACGCAATGACTCCTGGGGACGGGGTGGCAACTGGTCGAGCTTCCCTAGCAGATTTGCGTTTCAATGATGGCTCTCTGGCACGAGTTGGAGAACAGGCGTTATTTCAATTTTTGCCGAAGACACGTGACTTTAAACTTTCAAATGGGACTGTCTTGCTACTCATCCCACCAGGACAGGGGCAAACACGTATACAAACACCAAATGCAGCAGCAGCAATTCGTGGTTCAGCATTATTTGTACGCTACAACCAACAAACAGACACCACGATTGTGGGTGCGCTAACAAATAGTGGCATTGAAGTTTCTAACAAAGAAGCTTCTGAAACTAAGGTGCTAGAAGCAGGGCAAATGGTGATTATAGTTAAAGGAAAGTTTGAAAGGTTATATGATTTTGATCTGAGAAATTTTTATGAAACGAGCCAACTAGTTCGGGAACTTGATTTGAACAGGCAAAGTCCTGTGCCTACGCCTGATCCTGCAATCACCAGTGTTCAAGCCGAAACTGCTGCGGCTTTGAAAGCACAGCCACCGATAAAAGGTGAGGGAGTAATTGAAAATCCCTCTTTTGTGCAACTAACTCCTACACCTGATACCTCAGCTACAACAAAACCTGATACCTCAGCTACAACAAAACCTGATACCTCAGCTACAACAAAACCTGACACTTCAGCTACAACAAAACCTAACACCTCAACTACAACAAAACCTAACACTTCAGCTACAACAAAACCTGACACTTCAACTACAACAAAACCTGACACTTCAACTACAACAAAACCTGACACTTCAACTACAACAAAACCTGACACTTCAACTACAACAAAACCTGACACTTCAACTACACCTGTAACCCCAACCCCAATAGAGACAACACCTTTAACCCCGACTCCAATAGAGACAACACCTGTAACCCCAACCCCGACAGAGACAACACCTGTAACCCCGACTCCAATAGAGACAACACCTGTAACCCCAACCCCGACAGAGACAACACCTGTAACCCCGACTCCAACAGAGACAACACCTGTAACCCCGACTCCAACAGAGACAACACCTGTAACCCCGACTCCAATAGAGACAACACCTGTAACCCCAACCCCAACAGAGACAACACCTGTAACCCCGACTCCAACAGAGACAACACCTGTAACCCCGACTCCAATAGAGACAACACCTGTAACCCCGACTCCAATAGAGACAACACCTGTAACCCCGACTCCAACAGAGACAACACCTGTAACCCCGACTCCAATAGAGACAACACCTGTAACCCCGACTCCGACAGAGACAACACCTGTAACCCCAACCCCGACAGAGACAACACCTGTAACCCCAACCCCGACAGAGACAACACCTGTAACCCCAACTCCGACAGAGACAACACCTGTAACCCCAAATGGCTCTCCAAGCACATAA